From one Flavobacterium sp. N502536 genomic stretch:
- a CDS encoding DHA2 family efflux MFS transporter permease subunit has product MTPLNRKLLILTVILAAIMELIDISIVNVALSHMSGNLGATLEDTSWVITAYAIANVIIIPITSFLSANLGRRNYYIGSVVLFTFCSFMCGHSSNIWMLVFFRFFQGIGGGALLSISQVVVFELFPKDKQSTAGALFGAGIFIGPTIGPTLGGYITENYDWPWIFLINVPIGILVMISCYFLLQEPPVKPEITKVDWTGIALLAIGVGALQTVLERGEVEDWFETRYIVVLTVIAVTSLLFFIYWELTVEKPVVNLRVLKSKSLSIAAILTFVTGFGMFISIYISPVVAQRLLSFSPYQTGLLLLPGALFALLALKMCGTLLQKGVSPVLIIATGFLLFIYFNWRMSGMTLNTSAAEVATSLIFRALGMALLTVPLTMLAVSSLDDKDVGQGAALNNMMRQLGGSFGVSIINTYVAHRFAAHRNELISTVTPDNTIAMDRINAYIRYFQSRGFAYNEAKFKALRLMENVVLRQSSLLSYRDAFFLVGLFFVVTLPLLLFVMNKSKKRKTDLMLSDH; this is encoded by the coding sequence ATGACACCTTTAAACCGAAAACTGCTCATTCTGACCGTCATACTAGCTGCCATTATGGAATTAATTGACATATCGATTGTAAATGTTGCGCTTTCGCACATGAGCGGAAATCTGGGCGCTACGCTCGAAGACACCTCATGGGTGATAACTGCTTATGCCATTGCCAATGTGATTATCATACCCATTACAAGCTTTCTAAGCGCCAATCTCGGGCGACGCAACTATTATATCGGTTCTGTTGTTTTGTTTACGTTCTGTTCTTTTATGTGCGGACATTCCTCTAACATCTGGATGCTCGTTTTTTTCAGGTTCTTTCAGGGAATTGGTGGTGGTGCTTTGTTATCCATCTCACAAGTTGTGGTTTTCGAACTTTTCCCCAAAGACAAACAATCGACAGCCGGAGCTTTATTTGGAGCCGGAATTTTCATCGGTCCCACTATTGGCCCTACACTGGGCGGTTACATAACCGAAAATTACGATTGGCCCTGGATCTTTCTCATCAATGTTCCGATTGGAATTCTCGTAATGATCTCCTGTTACTTTTTGCTGCAGGAACCGCCTGTAAAACCGGAAATCACTAAGGTCGACTGGACTGGCATTGCTTTACTTGCCATAGGAGTTGGGGCTTTACAAACAGTTCTCGAACGAGGCGAAGTTGAAGACTGGTTTGAAACCCGCTATATCGTCGTTCTCACTGTTATTGCCGTCACAAGCCTCCTATTTTTTATTTACTGGGAACTTACGGTCGAAAAACCCGTCGTAAACCTTCGGGTCCTTAAAAGTAAATCTTTAAGTATTGCCGCGATCCTGACTTTTGTAACCGGATTTGGTATGTTTATTTCTATCTATATCAGTCCGGTTGTCGCGCAACGTTTATTGAGTTTCTCCCCTTACCAAACCGGATTACTTCTATTGCCGGGGGCGCTATTTGCCTTACTGGCCTTAAAAATGTGCGGAACCTTGCTGCAAAAAGGCGTTTCGCCGGTACTTATTATCGCAACCGGATTTCTTTTGTTTATTTATTTCAACTGGAGAATGTCCGGAATGACTTTAAACACTAGTGCCGCCGAAGTGGCAACTTCCTTGATTTTTCGTGCGTTGGGCATGGCTTTACTTACTGTTCCGCTTACCATGTTAGCCGTCTCCTCTTTAGACGACAAAGATGTTGGTCAGGGTGCCGCTTTGAATAATATGATGCGACAGCTGGGCGGTTCTTTTGGTGTTTCGATCATCAATACATATGTTGCACATCGATTTGCAGCACACCGAAACGAACTAATTTCGACAGTTACCCCCGACAACACCATAGCAATGGACCGTATAAATGCTTACATCAGGTATTTTCAAAGCAGAGGTTTTGCTTATAATGAGGCTAAATTTAAAGCGCTCCGACTTATGGAGAATGTTGTTTTAAGACAATCTTCTTTATTGAGTTATCGCGATGCTTTTTTCCTTGTTGGATTGTTCTTTGTAGTAACCTTACCTCTTCTTTTATTTGTAATGAATAAATCGAAAAAAAGAAAAACCGATCTCATGCTCTCCGATCACTAA
- a CDS encoding TetR/AcrR family transcriptional regulator, giving the protein MSKAEKTKQFIIEKTAPIFNMKGYSGTSMSDITEATGLTKGSIYGNFENKDEVALAAFKFNVKKLQDAFTQEIEKQTTFKDKLLVYPRLYSDYYKLRITQGGCPIINTATEADDTHPVLRKKVESIILAWKDKLVYFIEQGIAAGEFKGESIDPEKTALTIIAIIEGAVMISKITGDLSNLSTIMLSLKKIIDDLE; this is encoded by the coding sequence ATGAGTAAAGCCGAAAAAACCAAACAATTTATTATAGAAAAAACTGCTCCTATTTTCAATATGAAAGGGTACAGCGGCACTTCTATGAGCGATATTACCGAAGCTACGGGACTTACAAAAGGAAGCATTTACGGTAACTTTGAGAACAAAGACGAAGTAGCTCTGGCCGCTTTTAAATTCAATGTAAAAAAACTTCAGGATGCTTTTACACAGGAAATCGAAAAGCAAACGACTTTTAAAGACAAATTACTCGTTTATCCAAGGCTCTACTCCGATTATTATAAGTTAAGAATCACTCAGGGTGGATGCCCTATCATCAATACTGCCACCGAAGCTGACGATACGCATCCAGTGCTTCGAAAAAAGGTCGAAAGTATAATTCTGGCATGGAAAGATAAGCTGGTCTATTTTATTGAGCAAGGCATCGCTGCGGGAGAATTTAAAGGGGAATCCATAGATCCGGAAAAAACCGCCCTAACCATCATTGCTATTATCGAGGGTGCCGTCATGATTTCTAAAATAACAGGCGACCTGTCGAATTTATCTACTATTATGCTTTCACTCAAAAAGATAATCGATGACTTAGAATAA
- a CDS encoding helix-turn-helix domain-containing protein, which translates to MKEQLEEQGSELGISDLKLKGFKVYEVNGDVSKIPTYNRRDFYKICINTSKSFIHYADRGIETDGTILFFGNPHIPYSWEIISPSYEGYACVFTEDFLKVKDRSESLHESPLFKIGGTPIFSLSADQKVFIDSLFQKMIEEQETDYIFKDDLIRNYINLILHESMKMQPSENFFKPRNASSRITSLFLELLERQFPIETKNEPLALKTPQDYAQSLAVHVNHLNRSVKEVTGKPTTAHISERIVGEAKALLQHTDWSISDIGYSLGFEYPSYFNNYFKRITGTIPKSLRV; encoded by the coding sequence ATGAAAGAACAACTAGAGGAACAGGGTTCAGAACTTGGGATTAGTGATTTAAAGCTAAAAGGTTTTAAAGTATATGAAGTAAACGGCGATGTGAGCAAGATTCCGACTTACAATCGCAGGGATTTTTACAAGATTTGCATTAATACCAGCAAGAGTTTTATTCACTATGCAGACAGGGGAATTGAGACGGACGGAACGATTTTGTTTTTCGGAAATCCGCATATTCCGTACTCCTGGGAAATCATTTCGCCTTCTTATGAAGGGTATGCCTGTGTTTTTACCGAAGATTTTCTGAAGGTAAAAGACCGTTCGGAAAGCCTTCATGAATCGCCTCTGTTTAAAATTGGTGGTACGCCTATTTTTTCATTATCGGCTGATCAAAAGGTGTTTATAGATTCTTTGTTTCAGAAAATGATTGAAGAACAGGAGACAGATTATATATTCAAAGACGATTTGATTCGCAATTATATCAATTTGATTTTGCATGAATCGATGAAAATGCAGCCTTCTGAGAATTTCTTTAAACCCAGAAATGCTTCTTCCAGAATTACTTCGTTATTTTTAGAGTTGTTGGAAAGACAGTTTCCAATAGAAACCAAAAATGAGCCATTGGCATTAAAGACACCACAGGACTACGCACAAAGCCTCGCTGTTCATGTGAATCATTTGAATCGTTCGGTGAAAGAAGTTACCGGAAAGCCTACCACAGCTCATATTTCAGAGCGAATTGTGGGTGAAGCCAAAGCTTTGCTGCAACATACCGACTGGAGTATTTCGGATATCGGATATTCGCTGGGATTTGAATATCCAAGTTATTTTAATAATTACTTTAAAAGAATCACAGGAACAATTCCAAAATCACTCAGAGTGTAA
- a CDS encoding cupin domain-containing protein: MSTLYTSVIEEGKIPNTYMTGDVSYKKQTSNIHPDNTVIKEVSFEPGSRCNWHVNPTLQLFIATNGIGYFQEKGKAVQLLHKDEVVTILPGIEHWYGATPFSSFSHIAIITEIDKGTGIWLDSVTDEEYYSYGK; this comes from the coding sequence ATGTCAACACTTTATACTTCTGTTATTGAAGAGGGGAAAATCCCTAATACTTATATGACTGGCGATGTTTCGTATAAAAAACAAACCAGCAACATTCATCCTGATAATACGGTTATTAAAGAGGTTTCTTTTGAACCCGGATCGAGATGTAATTGGCATGTTAATCCAACGTTACAGTTGTTTATTGCTACAAACGGAATTGGTTATTTTCAGGAAAAAGGCAAGGCAGTTCAATTGCTTCATAAAGACGAAGTGGTTACCATTCTGCCGGGAATCGAGCACTGGTACGGGGCGACACCCTTTAGTTCGTTTTCGCACATTGCTATTATTACTGAAATCGATAAAGGAACCGGAATCTGGCTCGATAGCGTAACCGATGAGGAATATTACAGTTATGGGAAGTGA
- a CDS encoding NAD(P)-dependent alcohol dehydrogenase has product MEVKNIKAFGTEAADALLQTLDIQRRAVLAHDVEIEILYCGICHSDLHSARNEWHGTVYPIVPGHEIVGRVTKVGDHVKNFKVGDLAGVGCMVDSCRECEHCKGDLEQFCDAGSTLTFNSPDTHLGGQTFGGYSQSIVVDENYVLHISDKLDLAGVAPLLCAGITTYSPLKHWNVGPGQKIGIVGIGGLGHMGIKLAKAMGAHVVVFTTSLSKTEDAKRLGADEVVLSTDPEQMAQHAKSLNFILDCVSAEHNIDAYLNLLKVDGTLTLVGAPMEPLPVTSFSLILGRRSFAGSAIGGIKETQEMLDFCAEHNITADVELIGVNEVNDAYERLLKGDIKYRFVIDMASL; this is encoded by the coding sequence ATGGAAGTAAAAAACATAAAAGCCTTTGGTACAGAGGCGGCAGACGCGCTGTTGCAAACCTTAGACATTCAACGCAGAGCGGTATTGGCTCATGATGTTGAAATAGAAATTTTATACTGCGGAATTTGTCATTCCGATCTGCATTCGGCCAGAAACGAATGGCATGGTACAGTATACCCGATCGTTCCGGGGCATGAGATTGTGGGAAGGGTTACAAAAGTAGGAGATCATGTAAAAAACTTCAAGGTTGGTGACCTGGCTGGAGTAGGCTGTATGGTTGACTCTTGCAGAGAATGTGAGCATTGCAAAGGCGATTTAGAGCAATTTTGTGATGCCGGAAGTACTTTAACGTTTAACTCTCCGGATACTCATTTAGGCGGGCAAACGTTTGGCGGGTACTCTCAAAGTATAGTGGTAGATGAAAATTATGTACTTCATATTTCGGATAAATTGGATCTTGCGGGAGTGGCTCCTTTGCTTTGTGCGGGTATCACAACCTATTCGCCATTAAAGCACTGGAATGTTGGTCCCGGACAGAAAATAGGGATTGTTGGTATTGGTGGTTTGGGGCATATGGGAATCAAATTAGCGAAAGCTATGGGGGCTCATGTGGTGGTTTTTACTACTTCATTGTCTAAAACCGAAGATGCAAAACGCCTGGGAGCCGATGAGGTGGTGTTGTCTACAGATCCGGAACAAATGGCGCAACATGCTAAAAGCCTGAATTTTATTCTGGATTGCGTATCGGCAGAACATAATATCGATGCATATCTGAATTTGCTAAAAGTTGACGGAACTTTGACTCTGGTTGGTGCGCCAATGGAGCCTCTTCCGGTGACTTCGTTCAGTCTTATTTTAGGGAGAAGAAGTTTTGCGGGTTCTGCTATTGGCGGAATCAAAGAAACTCAGGAAATGCTTGATTTTTGCGCTGAACATAACATTACTGCTGATGTTGAACTGATCGGTGTGAACGAAGTAAATGATGCCTATGAAAGACTGCTAAAAGGGGATATTAAGTACCGTTTTGTAATTGATATGGCTTCTTTATAG
- a CDS encoding DUF6660 family protein gives MKWITIILSIYLLALSNMPCADMEINSAAHKTAQFSSEANHSHDKDNDLCSPFCACNCCGAQVLSYQTFTSYDFPVTHSIITSPLPNYISVFASNFYGSIWQPPQIV, from the coding sequence GTGAAATGGATAACAATCATATTATCGATTTATTTACTGGCACTTTCCAATATGCCCTGTGCGGATATGGAAATAAACAGTGCTGCTCACAAAACTGCTCAGTTTTCTTCTGAAGCAAATCACTCTCACGATAAAGACAATGATTTGTGCTCGCCCTTTTGTGCGTGCAATTGTTGTGGTGCACAGGTTTTAAGTTATCAGACTTTTACAAGTTATGATTTTCCTGTCACGCATTCTATTATCACAAGTCCGTTACCCAATTACATTTCTGTTTTTGCTTCCAATTTCTACGGAAGTATCTGGCAGCCCCCTCAAATAGTATAA
- a CDS encoding efflux RND transporter permease subunit — protein sequence MLDKIIQFSIKNKFVILLFTLVLIAWGSYSLKQLPLDALPDVTNNQVQIITTAPTLASQEVEQLITYPLEQAVKTVPDIIELRSISRFGLSVVTVVFEDDVDIYWAREQIFQRLKQAEENIPAYAGSPELAPISTGLGEIYQYDVYAKKGYEDKYDAIKLRTIQDWIIIPQLQGIKGVADVSTWGGKLKQYEIAVNPNTLNSLGVTITEIFDALEKNNQNTGGAYIEKDQFAYFIRGVGMAKGTKDLGNVVVKNRNGSPVLVRDVAEVREGVALRYGASTKDGKGEIVSGMVLMLKGENSSAVVNRIHERMIQINKSLPEGVVAEAFIDRGKLVDNAIGTVTKNLLEGALIVIFVLILFLGNLRAGLIVASVIPLAMLFAIILMNAFGVSGNLMSLGAIDFGIIVDGAVIIVEATMHHLQKLKRKKELSQNEMDAEVYNSASKIRNSAAFGEIIILIVYLPILALVGTEGKMFKPMAMTVGFAVAGAFILSLTYVPMMSALFLSKSTEHKENFSDRMMAWLESIYTPFLKKALQFKKIVLGVSLGLFALGLVIFNSMGGEFIPTIEEGDLAINATIMTGSSLTQMVETTTKYEQILKAKFPEIKTIVTKIGSGEIPTDPMPIESGDLIIVLKDKKEWKGKYDNWEDLANAMKAEMEVIPGANIEISQPIQMRFNELMTGSRSDIAIKIFGDDLEILDAKATELISKIKSIEGIGDLKADKVTGLPQITVKYDYNKIALYGLNISDINQIIRSSFAGESAGKIYDESKRFDVVVRMNEDNRADITDVSNLFIPLPNGQQVPLSQVATVEYEQGPVQVIRENGKRRITVGLNVRGRDIKSVVEEIQQKLDKNYKLPAGYYVTYGGQFENLIEATKRLSVALPIALGLILVLLYFTFKSFKQAGLIFTAIPLSAIGGVFALWMRGMPFSISAGIGFIALFGIAVLNGIVLISYFNQLKTEGVLDPLQRVLIGTKTRLRPVLMTAAVASLGFLPMALSTSGGAEVQKPLATVVIGGLVSATLLTLIVLPILYLLLEKKFDRKEQEDLQGEQ from the coding sequence ATGTTAGATAAAATCATACAGTTTAGTATAAAGAACAAATTCGTTATACTACTATTTACCCTTGTATTAATAGCCTGGGGAAGCTATTCACTCAAACAATTGCCTCTCGATGCCCTGCCGGATGTGACCAATAACCAGGTGCAAATTATTACTACAGCACCTACTTTGGCAAGTCAGGAAGTCGAACAATTAATTACATATCCTTTGGAGCAGGCCGTAAAGACCGTTCCGGATATCATAGAACTCCGCAGTATTTCGCGTTTCGGATTATCGGTGGTTACCGTAGTTTTTGAGGACGATGTTGATATCTACTGGGCCAGAGAACAAATATTTCAACGACTCAAACAAGCCGAGGAAAATATTCCTGCCTATGCGGGTTCGCCCGAGCTGGCGCCGATCAGCACCGGTTTAGGAGAAATTTACCAATATGACGTTTATGCCAAAAAAGGCTATGAAGATAAATACGACGCTATAAAGCTGCGTACCATTCAGGATTGGATCATCATTCCGCAATTGCAGGGTATCAAAGGCGTAGCCGATGTAAGTACCTGGGGTGGAAAACTGAAACAATATGAAATTGCTGTAAATCCAAATACGCTAAATAGCCTTGGCGTTACGATTACAGAAATTTTTGATGCACTCGAAAAAAACAATCAAAATACGGGTGGGGCTTATATTGAAAAAGACCAGTTTGCGTACTTCATTCGTGGTGTTGGTATGGCAAAGGGAACGAAAGACTTAGGAAACGTAGTGGTTAAAAACCGAAATGGTTCGCCCGTTTTGGTTCGTGATGTGGCCGAAGTTCGGGAAGGTGTTGCCTTGCGTTACGGAGCTTCAACCAAAGACGGAAAAGGGGAGATTGTTTCCGGAATGGTTTTGATGCTAAAAGGAGAAAATTCCAGTGCAGTGGTCAACAGAATACACGAGAGAATGATTCAGATCAATAAAAGTCTGCCGGAAGGTGTAGTTGCCGAAGCTTTTATCGACAGAGGAAAATTAGTCGATAACGCTATTGGAACCGTTACAAAAAACTTACTGGAAGGGGCCTTGATCGTTATTTTTGTACTGATCTTGTTTTTGGGGAATCTCCGTGCGGGCTTAATTGTAGCTTCTGTGATCCCACTGGCCATGCTTTTTGCCATTATTTTAATGAATGCCTTTGGCGTAAGCGGGAATTTAATGAGCCTTGGTGCGATCGATTTTGGAATCATCGTGGACGGAGCTGTAATTATTGTTGAAGCCACGATGCATCACCTGCAGAAACTCAAACGCAAAAAGGAACTATCGCAAAACGAAATGGATGCTGAAGTTTACAATTCGGCTTCCAAAATCAGGAACAGTGCGGCTTTTGGAGAAATTATCATCCTGATCGTATACCTGCCTATTTTGGCTTTAGTAGGAACAGAGGGTAAGATGTTCAAACCTATGGCAATGACAGTAGGGTTTGCCGTTGCCGGAGCCTTTATACTTTCTTTGACGTATGTGCCGATGATGAGTGCTTTATTTTTATCTAAAAGTACAGAGCACAAAGAAAATTTCAGCGACAGAATGATGGCGTGGCTGGAATCGATTTACACACCATTTTTAAAGAAAGCATTACAGTTTAAAAAGATAGTTTTAGGAGTATCACTGGGTTTATTTGCATTAGGATTGGTCATTTTTAATTCAATGGGAGGAGAGTTTATCCCTACCATCGAAGAAGGTGATTTGGCTATAAATGCGACCATCATGACCGGAAGTTCGCTTACGCAGATGGTGGAAACAACCACTAAATACGAGCAGATCTTAAAAGCCAAGTTCCCGGAGATCAAAACCATCGTAACCAAAATTGGAAGCGGGGAAATTCCAACCGATCCGATGCCTATCGAAAGTGGTGATTTGATTATTGTTTTGAAGGATAAGAAAGAATGGAAAGGAAAGTATGATAACTGGGAAGATTTAGCGAATGCCATGAAGGCAGAAATGGAAGTTATCCCGGGAGCCAACATCGAGATCTCTCAGCCTATTCAGATGCGATTTAACGAACTAATGACAGGAAGCCGTAGTGATATCGCCATTAAAATTTTTGGAGACGATTTGGAGATCCTGGATGCTAAAGCAACAGAGTTAATCTCAAAAATTAAGAGTATTGAAGGAATTGGCGACTTAAAAGCCGATAAAGTAACGGGTTTACCGCAAATTACGGTGAAATACGACTACAATAAAATCGCTTTATACGGATTGAATATTTCAGACATCAATCAGATTATACGTTCGTCTTTTGCCGGTGAAAGTGCCGGAAAGATTTACGACGAAAGCAAAAGGTTTGATGTAGTTGTGCGAATGAACGAAGACAATCGCGCAGATATTACAGACGTGAGCAATTTGTTTATACCACTTCCTAACGGACAGCAGGTACCGCTTTCGCAAGTTGCCACAGTGGAGTACGAACAAGGCCCGGTGCAGGTAATTCGTGAAAACGGAAAACGTAGAATTACCGTTGGATTAAACGTTCGCGGTCGAGACATAAAAAGTGTGGTGGAGGAAATTCAGCAAAAATTGGATAAGAATTATAAACTTCCGGCAGGATACTACGTAACCTATGGCGGTCAGTTTGAAAATTTAATTGAAGCCACTAAACGACTTTCAGTAGCGCTTCCAATCGCATTGGGATTAATACTGGTGCTGCTTTATTTTACTTTTAAAAGTTTCAAACAGGCCGGATTGATTTTTACAGCCATTCCGTTATCGGCAATTGGTGGAGTCTTTGCACTGTGGATGCGCGGAATGCCATTTAGTATTTCAGCAGGTATTGGTTTTATTGCTTTGTTTGGAATTGCAGTTTTAAACGGAATTGTATTGATTTCGTATTTCAATCAGCTCAAAACAGAAGGAGTTCTTGATCCGTTGCAAAGAGTTTTAATTGGTACCAAAACCCGATTACGTCCGGTTTTAATGACCGCAGCTGTTGCTTCACTAGGATTTTTACCAATGGCATTGTCAACAAGTGGTGGAGCAGAGGTACAAAAGCCTTTGGCAACCGTTGTAATTGGAGGATTAGTTTCAGCAACATTACTGACGTTAATCGTTTTACCAATTCTGTATTTGTTGTTGGAGAAGAAATTTGACCGCAAAGAGCAGGAAGATTTACAGGGAGAACAGTAA
- a CDS encoding TolC family protein yields MNTTYNNKTPFVQLAKEALRALKANKLVLALLFATTFATAQEKISLVKAIELAKSNNIDLKIADKEIEKQTILKKTAFQPDPLQVQYQGGQFNSADYDHNVSIQQFFPLGNITKANRQLQEELAKLAEKRKALSSYEVEKAVTLAYYQYLYGVSIQKLNSELNEIYTKFLKNAELRFKTGESGNIEVISAKAKVKEIETQKAQLEYDLAIYQKQLQFFIQTDESIIPDDQTTLQYVMVKEEGNSKAEALMTDFYQQQISVYQKEANTHKAMRTPKVGFGYFAQTINTESLFQGFTAGLQIPLFGGVNTAKAKASAVSISQSQLALDKNRLTLNLQKAELQNNFEKQQKAMDYYQKEGLQYADQIISTAQKSYANGDMSYWSYISFLNQAIDIKKQYTEATHNFNQSAIELQFPTIKNN; encoded by the coding sequence ATGAATACCACATATAATAACAAAACCCCCTTTGTGCAGCTTGCGAAAGAAGCATTGCGTGCTTTGAAGGCAAACAAGCTGGTGCTTGCACTCTTGTTCGCAACCACATTCGCAACGGCGCAGGAAAAAATAAGTCTCGTGAAAGCAATCGAACTGGCAAAATCAAACAATATTGATTTAAAGATTGCCGATAAGGAAATTGAGAAACAAACGATTTTAAAAAAGACGGCATTTCAGCCAGATCCGCTTCAGGTGCAATACCAGGGCGGACAGTTCAATAGTGCCGATTACGATCATAATGTTTCGATTCAGCAGTTTTTTCCGTTGGGAAATATCACAAAAGCCAATCGACAGCTACAGGAAGAACTGGCGAAGCTGGCAGAAAAACGAAAAGCCTTATCTTCTTATGAAGTAGAAAAGGCAGTAACACTGGCCTATTATCAATATCTGTATGGTGTTTCGATTCAGAAACTGAACTCGGAACTTAATGAGATTTATACCAAGTTTTTGAAGAATGCAGAACTGCGTTTTAAAACCGGAGAAAGCGGAAACATTGAAGTCATTAGCGCCAAAGCCAAAGTGAAAGAGATCGAAACTCAAAAGGCACAATTGGAATATGATTTGGCGATTTACCAAAAGCAGCTGCAATTTTTTATTCAGACGGATGAGAGTATCATTCCCGACGATCAAACCACATTGCAATATGTTATGGTGAAAGAAGAAGGAAACTCTAAAGCAGAGGCTTTAATGACGGACTTTTACCAGCAGCAAATTTCGGTGTACCAGAAAGAGGCCAATACGCACAAAGCGATGCGAACGCCAAAAGTAGGATTCGGGTATTTTGCACAAACCATCAATACCGAATCCTTGTTTCAGGGCTTTACGGCGGGCTTGCAAATTCCGTTGTTTGGAGGGGTGAATACTGCAAAAGCAAAAGCTTCGGCAGTTAGCATTTCTCAGTCGCAACTGGCTTTGGATAAGAACAGGCTAACGTTGAATCTGCAAAAAGCGGAGTTACAAAACAACTTTGAGAAACAACAGAAAGCAATGGACTATTATCAGAAAGAAGGATTGCAATATGCCGATCAGATCATCAGTACCGCCCAGAAAAGTTATGCCAATGGTGATATGAGTTACTGGTCGTACATCAGTTTCTTAAATCAGGCGATTGATATTAAAAAACAATACACAGAGGCTACACATAACTTTAATCAAAGTGCAATCGAATTGCAATTTCCAACCATCAAAAACAATTAA
- a CDS encoding efflux RND transporter periplasmic adaptor subunit: MKQTYKHLTVKFAKVLSPRKTASWVVLLASIAVFTSCGQKKAEETKEEEKSQTEVALNESQYKTVGIETGLVEDRNLNKVIKANGYTTVPPQNSAEVSTLIGGTVKDIFVLEGTYVNKGKVLATIQNLEVIEMQEEFHSATANIEYLQLEYNRQKTLSDENVNPRKTFQEVKSKLAAERARAQAARNKLEALHVSTKGSTSLVPVVAPINGYVGKISIAKGAYAQTGVVLFEVVDNSQMHLDLNVYEKDLGSISIGQVIDFVLTNQSNKSIKGKIFGINKSFSNESKTVAVHAKIESADAKGLIPGMYVSANINITNTTVPALPKDAVVRNADKYFVYVEEEAHEEKKTLAEGNHEKEIHFRAVEVIPGTTDLGFTEVKFVEKVAPNAKIVTKGAFYLLSAMKGGGEHDH, translated from the coding sequence ATGAAACAGACATATAAGCATTTAACAGTAAAATTTGCAAAGGTTTTATCGCCAAGGAAGACCGCTAGTTGGGTAGTACTCCTGGCTTCTATCGCCGTTTTTACTTCTTGTGGACAAAAGAAAGCTGAAGAAACAAAAGAAGAAGAAAAATCGCAAACTGAAGTTGCTTTAAACGAATCTCAGTATAAAACAGTGGGAATCGAAACAGGTTTAGTAGAAGACAGAAACCTCAACAAAGTGATAAAAGCCAACGGTTATACGACAGTTCCGCCTCAAAATTCAGCAGAAGTTTCGACTTTAATAGGAGGAACGGTTAAGGATATTTTTGTATTGGAAGGAACCTATGTCAACAAAGGCAAAGTACTGGCGACCATTCAAAATCTGGAAGTAATTGAAATGCAGGAAGAATTCCATTCGGCTACAGCCAATATTGAATACCTGCAATTGGAATACAACCGCCAGAAAACCCTGAGTGATGAAAATGTAAATCCAAGGAAAACATTTCAGGAAGTAAAATCCAAATTGGCCGCAGAAAGAGCCCGTGCACAGGCTGCCAGAAACAAACTGGAAGCGTTGCATGTAAGCACCAAGGGTAGTACTTCACTGGTTCCGGTGGTAGCGCCAATAAACGGTTATGTAGGGAAAATAAGTATTGCAAAAGGAGCTTATGCCCAAACGGGTGTAGTTTTGTTTGAAGTGGTCGATAACAGTCAGATGCACCTGGATTTGAATGTGTATGAAAAAGACCTGGGCTCTATTTCGATTGGTCAGGTCATTGATTTTGTTTTAACCAATCAGTCGAACAAATCAATTAAAGGGAAGATTTTCGGAATCAATAAGTCTTTTTCTAACGAAAGTAAAACCGTTGCAGTACACGCTAAAATCGAATCGGCCGATGCCAAAGGGCTGATTCCGGGGATGTACGTTTCGGCAAACATCAACATCACAAACACCACTGTTCCTGCATTACCAAAGGATGCTGTGGTTCGAAATGCCGATAAATACTTTGTATATGTGGAAGAAGAAGCACATGAAGAAAAGAAAACATTAGCAGAAGGAAATCATGAAAAAGAGATTCATTTTAGAGCAGTTGAGGTCATTCCGGGTACTACAGATCTGGGCTTTACAGAAGTGAAATTTGTAGAGAAAGTGGCTCCGAATGCAAAAATTGTAACCAAAGGAGCTTTTTATTTGCTTTCGGCGATGAAAGGTGGAGGAGAGCATGATCACTAG